GACAATCCTTAAGGCAATCAATAAGGcaaatagaaaagagaaaattttatttgaaggaTGAGGATAGAAATACACAGTGTATTCAGACATAATTGGTGAAAACCAGAAATATATTTATaagatttgaaaacaaacgaaattgtTAAATTACTCTTTTAGCGTTCACAGATGAGCTCCACAACGCCCGGCTCCATCAATACAGGTTCCAAGCAGCGTTGGACTGCACTCGACAAAATTTCGTCCAGCAAACTGTGAACCAaactagaaaacaaaaataattaataaatcaTCTTTAGGATTAATTATCACTGACAAATTTAAGCGCTGGAATACTTCTCATCGAAGGTGAATCGCCACAAGAAAAGTTGCAAGTAGTAGCAATCTACTTGAATTTGCTGAATGCCATACTTTCCAAATGTCTTTAGACGAACACATTCCAAGAATCCCTAAATAGGCCCAGACGAAATGTTAATAAGCACAAtacagaaaaattaatttttcaaacctTTAGGCAGATTTTAATAATGGCCATGACGACAGATCCTTTATTGGGCTCAACGGTTCCAGACAAATCAATTCGTTCAGAAAATAATTTCTGTATATTATTCAGTAATGAAGAGTCCAGCTGAGAAGGACCCAATGATGACCAAGATGATTTTTGTTGCATTCTGGAGCTACTGTTAAGTGTAAttaatacagaaaaaaaaagaaaaataatcctAAAACTTTGTAAATCgtattcatttgaaataattcaaacctGTGATGTGTTCGGCGGGAAGAATCTGagctcctttcttttcttgatcCTTCTTCGTACAGTTGAGCTGCATGGGAATCTACTCGACTTATCTCTTCCAACACACGCTTGATGACAGGTCTAACGCCACGAGGTTCACTAGCGGTTAACCAATCGCGAGAATCCATCGACTTACGAATCATCTTCCAAGCAAAAATAAAGCGGTGAACGGTATTGCATAACTATCCCATAACCAACATTAGCAAACACACTCACCTGAACGAGAACGTGACTTTCACTTTGAACATAACTTTGCAAAAGCGACTGAGAAGTTTGTTTGAAGTCGAGAGTTATAACAGATATCGGAGTGAGATGGTCTCCTTGAAAACCGACTGGAATGTCAAACTGTTCCTCTATTAAAGACAACTGCAAATCACACAAATTTACGTTAAAATTCTGAAGAgatattttgtttgaattcaattcaattaccaAGGATTGAGCCAAATTTTGACTAAAATCGATTGCCACCCGAGAGAGGACAAGAATTAGAGTCGGAGACGCGCTATCTTTCCCCGTTACGTTGCTCAGATTTGCTAACATAGTGGAAAGTTTCCTCAACGACAGTACTAATACTTCTTCCCGTACGTAACGTCGACCAAATGTCTGACGGAATTGAGAATCTTGAGAAAAAGTAACGTGATTTCCTACAAAggcctaaataaaaaataaatgttgaatTTTAACGGGTATAAAATGACACAGAACCTTACGATAATACCGTTAGAGCAACAAAAGCacgatgaatgtgttccacgaGAGCcccttcaataaatttgaccGAACCGTGTGGCTGATTATCGTTATTCCAGGAATCACGCCAGCCTTGTAGTTCACTTGTCCATTTGATAACAAGAGCGTCGGCTGTTCGATGTGAAATTATTCGAGCAATTTCAGTAATGAGAGTGAAGCTCCATTGCTTATCCACCAGTAATAGTCGCTGAACGGCCAAGAGACGacgatgaaatttatccaaagCCGCAACTACTGACAAACAGCAGGCTTCACTTATCTCGAATCCGATGATTTCGACAATTTTACTTTCCACTATAGggacgaaaaggaaattttatgACATGAACTAATTTCTAGGGTGAAATATATAGCTCCTTACCTATTGGGCAAAGTTGATTAATAACATCCGTGGCCATGCTATTCATCCCCCTGTTAATTCAACGTATTATGATGAAAacgcaaaaaatttaaaccttaaaatcaataaaaagtaaaacataCTCATTATGTTTCGATATGGTTGaaggaaaaatgttgttgaagGTTGCAATGGTCAGAGCAACGTTATTCAATGCTGTATTGCAGCATTTTTCAATGAATATGAGGACCACTTCTCCATTATTTTCACCAGACCACACATATGAGGATAGATTTTCCAAATCTTTTTCTAACCTCACTTTATTGATTTCAAGAAATTCTCTTGCAAGGTCAGTGGAAGATTCACCCAGTTTGCATAAAAGAGATGCAGATTCTTCCAGTTCCTGGGAAGTTACCTATGAATTCCATGAACATGTCATGTAAAATTCCACAATAGACATTTTGGTTAGTTTCTTATGATCTACTTtccaacataattttttttttacagcttaCCTCAGCTCTGCTGAATTGCACCTTTAGGCATTTCCTGAGTGTTTCAACAATTTCTTTGCAATCTGATTGGATTCCACTAAAAGAAGGATGATCTCCAAAATCTTGAAGAACTTGCTCAGATTTTGCATAATACTTAACAGcctaaacaagaaacatgataGTTTAATACAGGAAATATAGACAGATAATGTCAATGAAACAAACCAATgaataattcttttcttctacaCATGTTTTCAGCTTGTTGGGAagatcaaacaaaaattgcaaattttttAGCAGTTCGTGAATGTTTGAAAGCTTTGTTATTTGTTGGCGCCGATCCTAAAAAGACAGtgtcattattattaaaaatttaatcaacTCTAAACTCAAATATTTCACCAACCTGTAAATTTGAAGATATATTGTTGGCAAATGTTGCAATATGAGACATGTCTTGAACTAACTTCTCCATTTCATCTTCCATAGTTTTGAAATCACTTTTCATTTGGCGGATGGTATCAGTGGCAAGGAtaaatttattataattttcatAAACCAAAGTTTGCATTTCTGAATCAAGTGATTGAATTTCACGAACAAGTTCCTGTTCTTTATCTATAAGTTGCTTTAAGCTGGTTTCCTATTGAAAAACATCCAAGCACATtaaggttttattttattatttggcaaaataagaaatagaatatGATTACCTGAACCAGTTTGTCAACATAGGCATCAGCATTAAAGTGCTTTCCATCCACGTCAAAAAGGTTTTCTACATCCTTTTCTTCTGTTATCCCATAGTATTGAGAAAGaagattgtttctttttcttttatcgttTTCATTTAGTTCTTTACTCATTTTGACGTTTTTCATTGGCACTGTTCACCAACTGATTAGTGATTACACATACCGCACATACATTTCTTTAGTTGTAACTGCAAATCGAATGGTTGGGGATTGGATAGCGTTAATGTAAGTTTTTGACGTTTCGCGAGCTGATGTCAGAATGTCTTAACGCTTCAAGTCTCAAACCGCCAACCCAAGGCATAAAAATAACAGGTAAGAAATTATGACAGGCTTGCTTTAGGTTTTGGATATGCAGACTGCAGAGCTGCTGGCTGATTAGCTCATTACATTACACAATAATACCACCACACTAACAGCTGACTCCACCTTATCTGCTGCCCTCTATGTACTGATACTAAactcaaaatattttcatatcagccaataaaaatgaaagaccCAGACTGTAGCAGACATCGCTACAGATATCAGATTATGCTAGCGTGAGCAAGAACGAGCGGTGTTTACTTTCTTCCGTTCGGTCATTCGATCGTTTTATTAAATCATTCgtcagacattttttt
Above is a genomic segment from Daphnia pulicaria isolate SC F1-1A chromosome 8, SC_F0-13Bv2, whole genome shotgun sequence containing:
- the LOC124311803 gene encoding vacuolar protein sorting-associated protein 51 homolog isoform X2, which encodes MKNVKMSKELNENDKRKRNNLLSQYYGITEEKDVENLFDVDGKHFNADAYVDKLVQETSLKQLIDKEQELVREIQSLDSEMQTLVYENYNKFILATDTIRQMKSDFKTMEDEMEKLVQDMSHIATFANNISSNLQDRRQQITKLSNIHELLKNLQFLFDLPNKLKTCVEEKNYSLAVKYYAKSEQVLQDFGDHPSFSGIQSDCKEIVETLRKCLKVQFSRAEVTSQELEESASLLCKLGESSTDLAREFLEINKVRLEKDLENLSSYVWSGENNGEVVLIFIEKCCNTALNNVALTIATFNNIFPSTISKHNEGMNSMATDVINQLCPIVESKIVEIIGFEISEACCLSVVAALDKFHRRLLAVQRLLLVDKQWSFTLITEIARIISHRTADALVIKWTSELQGWRDSWNNDNQPHGSVKFIEGALVEHIHRAFVALTAFVGNHVTFSQDSQFRQTFGRRYVREEVLVLSLRKLSTMLANLSNVTGKDSASPTLILVLSRVAIDFSQNLAQSLLSLIEEQFDIPVGFQGDHLTPISVITLDFKQTSQSLLQSYVQSESHVLVQMIRKSMDSRDWLTASEPRGVRPVIKRVLEEISRVDSHAAQLYEEGSRKERSSDSSRRTHHSSRMQQKSSWSSLGPSQLDSSLLNNIQKLFSERIDLSGTVEPNKGSVVMAIIKICLKGFLECVRLKTFGKYGIQQIQVDCYYLQLFLWRFTFDENLVHSLLDEILSSAVQRCLEPVLMEPGVVELICER
- the LOC124311803 gene encoding vacuolar protein sorting-associated protein 51 homolog isoform X1, producing the protein MKNVKMSKELNENDKRKRNNLLSQYYGITEEKDVENLFDVDGKHFNADAYVDKLVQETSLKQLIDKEQELVREIQSLDSEMQTLVYENYNKFILATDTIRQMKSDFKTMEDEMEKLVQDMSHIATFANNISSNLQDRRQQITKLSNIHELLKNLQFLFDLPNKLKTCVEEKNYSLAVKYYAKSEQVLQDFGDHPSFSGIQSDCKEIVETLRKCLKVQFSRAEVTSQELEESASLLCKLGESSTDLAREFLEINKVRLEKDLENLSSYVWSGENNGEVVLIFIEKCCNTALNNVALTIATFNNIFPSTISKHNEGMNSMATDVINQLCPIVESKIVEIIGFEISEACCLSVVAALDKFHRRLLAVQRLLLVDKQWSFTLITEIARIISHRTADALVIKWTSELQGWRDSWNNDNQPHGSVKFIEGALVEHIHRAFVALTAFVGNHVTFSQDSQFRQTFGRRYVREEVLVLSLRKLSTMLANLSNVTGKDSASPTLILVLSRVAIDFSQNLAQSLLSLIEEQFDIPVGFQGDHLTPISVITLDFKQTSQSLLQSYVQSESHVLVQMIRKSMDSRDWLTASEPRGVRPVIKRVLEEISRVDSHAAQLYEEGSRKERSSDSSRRTHHSSSRMQQKSSWSSLGPSQLDSSLLNNIQKLFSERIDLSGTVEPNKGSVVMAIIKICLKGFLECVRLKTFGKYGIQQIQVDCYYLQLFLWRFTFDENLVHSLLDEILSSAVQRCLEPVLMEPGVVELICER